A single window of Archangium gephyra DNA harbors:
- a CDS encoding 2-hydroxychromene-2-carboxylate isomerase: protein MNRAPLRFFFDYVSPYAYLAWTQLPSLAERHGRTVELLPVLFAGVLNALGTTGPAEVKQKRFYIYKHTTRLAHDLGVPFAFPSAHPFNPLLALRVTAAVQDGEARRRLVSALYDAVWAGGGGLLQPERVGEVVASVGLDAQSLLAAAQTPAVKDQVRRNTEELLALDGFGVPTLVADGELFFGVDSLGHLERFLRGEDPLSREELERLKNLPVAASRI, encoded by the coding sequence ATGAACCGCGCACCGCTCCGCTTCTTCTTCGATTACGTGTCGCCGTACGCGTATCTCGCGTGGACGCAGCTCCCGTCGCTGGCCGAGCGTCATGGCCGCACCGTGGAGCTGCTGCCCGTCCTCTTCGCTGGCGTGCTCAACGCGCTCGGGACGACGGGGCCCGCGGAGGTGAAGCAGAAGCGGTTCTACATCTACAAGCACACCACCCGGCTCGCCCACGACCTGGGGGTGCCCTTCGCTTTTCCCTCGGCGCACCCCTTCAATCCGCTGCTCGCGCTCCGGGTGACGGCGGCGGTGCAGGACGGGGAAGCCCGGCGCCGGCTCGTCTCCGCGCTCTATGACGCGGTGTGGGCCGGGGGCGGCGGGTTGCTGCAACCGGAGCGCGTGGGGGAGGTCGTGGCCTCGGTGGGGCTCGACGCGCAGTCGCTGCTCGCGGCCGCGCAGACGCCCGCGGTGAAGGACCAGGTGCGCCGCAACACGGAGGAGCTGCTCGCGCTGGACGGCTTCGGTGTCCCCACCCTCGTGGCGGATGGGGAGCTCTTCTTTGGCGTCGACTCGCTCGGGCACCTGGAGCGGTTCCTGCGGGGAGAGGATCCCCTGTCCCGCGAGGAGCTGGAGCGCCTGAAGAACCTGCCCGTGGCCGCTTCCCGCATCTGA